A region of Moorena producens PAL-8-15-08-1 DNA encodes the following proteins:
- a CDS encoding PEP-CTERM sorting domain-containing protein (PEP-CTERM proteins occur, often in large numbers, in the proteomes of bacteria that also encode an exosortase, a predicted intramembrane cysteine proteinase. The presence of a PEP-CTERM domain at a protein's C-terminus predicts cleavage within the sorting domain, followed by covalent anchoring to some some component of the (usually Gram-negative) cell surface. Many PEP-CTERM proteins exhibit an unusual sequence composition that includes large numbers of potential glycosylation sites. Expression of one such protein has been shown restore the ability of a bacterium to form floc, a type of biofilm.) encodes MFDLKNYKRFSLRTGIVSLIGVASLFDTNPASATIITNGSFENYFTGWETLGSASVRTAGFGSQPTDGSFYAQLDTFLPQEQENFVELANFLELDITVLDQIGKGKGEVFEGSAIRTTFTAVAGDVLNFDYNFLTDDFGSEYFNDFAFVGISGQLNGLADTFSVLADSMTPFVNETGFSTYSQKIATSGTYTVTIGVTDVGDGAFDSGVLIDNVNVVRLDIPDPPPVPKPDPPSVPTPTDPPSVPTPTDPPSVPTPTDPTSVPEPTSVLGLLTIGVLGVRSQLNKHKQKCEGTSKTQT; translated from the coding sequence ATGTTTGACCTTAAAAACTACAAGCGCTTCTCTTTGAGAACAGGTATTGTCAGCCTGATCGGTGTGGCCAGTCTATTTGATACTAATCCTGCCTCAGCCACCATCATCACTAATGGTAGTTTTGAAAATTATTTTACGGGCTGGGAAACATTGGGTAGTGCTTCTGTGCGCACTGCAGGTTTTGGTAGTCAACCTACTGACGGCAGTTTCTATGCCCAGCTAGATACATTCCTTCCCCAGGAACAAGAAAACTTCGTGGAGCTAGCCAATTTTCTAGAGCTGGACATTACAGTGCTGGATCAGATCGGCAAAGGAAAGGGGGAGGTGTTTGAAGGATCAGCAATCAGAACTACCTTTACAGCAGTTGCAGGAGATGTTCTTAATTTCGATTACAACTTCCTCACAGATGATTTCGGTTCTGAATATTTTAATGACTTCGCTTTTGTGGGAATTTCCGGTCAGTTGAATGGTTTGGCTGATACCTTCTCAGTATTAGCTGATTCCATGACACCGTTTGTGAATGAAACTGGTTTTAGCACCTACTCTCAGAAAATTGCTACCTCTGGAACCTACACTGTGACCATAGGTGTAACAGATGTGGGAGATGGTGCCTTTGATTCAGGAGTACTAATCGATAATGTCAATGTAGTCAGACTCGACATACCTGATCCCCCCCCAGTTCCAAAACCGGATCCCCCCTCAGTGCCAACACCCACTGATCCCCCCTCAGTGCCAACACCCACTGATCCCCCCTCAGTGCCAACACCCACTGATCCCACCTCAGTTCCAGAACCAACCTCTGTATTGGGGTTACTAACCATTGGGGTTTTAGGGGTGAGAAGTCAGTTGAACAAACACAAACAAAAATGTGAGGGAACTAGTAAAACACAGACCTAG
- a CDS encoding dolichyl-phosphate-mannose--protein mannosyltransferase: protein MILPKKPSHSSIPWFSIGITAIVLLSLALRFWGLGRFNRLVFDEVYYAIFANNYLTGTSFFNPHPPLSQYIIAIGIWIGSHLPFGQDRVNELTGSLRSTWSYRWLNALTGSLIPIVVAALAYQLNRRRSYALIAALFAATDGLFLVESRYALNNIYLVILGLLGQLFFLLALNHQAAKRWLMLILSGVFFGASAAIKWNGLWFLLGIYIVWAVPWVWQLFRTYFGQKTRTRPIASGRHPLQNLTELNIGHILLNLVILPVVTYSLLWIPHLLMNPSPGFWESQVKILTFHQNVGSGTDVHPYCSRWYTWLLMWRPVAYFYQTASHTPEAVPTDSPLSAGASNVIYDVHAMGNPFLWWLSTTAILLLLLLLTQRILEGVGWKSIPTSYTWITLYLIVNYAANLLPWTKVTRCTFLYHYMGASVFSGLALAWLVDRWLHSEKNQYRSAGFTVILVVVLAFIFWLPIYLGLPLSESGYQLRMWFRSWI from the coding sequence ATGATTTTGCCAAAAAAGCCGTCTCATTCGTCTATTCCCTGGTTTAGCATTGGCATAACTGCCATTGTTTTACTGTCACTCGCCCTGCGATTTTGGGGGCTGGGTCGATTTAATCGCCTGGTATTCGATGAAGTTTACTACGCTATATTTGCCAATAACTACTTAACCGGTACTTCCTTTTTCAATCCCCATCCTCCCCTAAGTCAGTACATCATTGCCATTGGCATCTGGATTGGCTCTCATCTACCTTTTGGGCAGGATAGGGTTAACGAGCTGACTGGTTCCTTACGCTCTACCTGGAGTTACCGATGGCTGAATGCCCTGACCGGTTCTTTGATTCCGATCGTAGTGGCGGCTCTGGCTTATCAACTCAATCGACGTCGCAGCTATGCCTTGATTGCTGCTCTGTTCGCAGCTACTGATGGTTTATTCCTGGTAGAATCCCGCTATGCCCTGAACAATATATATTTAGTGATCTTGGGATTACTGGGTCAGTTGTTTTTCCTGCTGGCTCTGAATCATCAGGCTGCAAAACGCTGGCTGATGCTAATCCTATCTGGTGTGTTTTTTGGTGCTTCCGCAGCGATTAAGTGGAATGGCTTGTGGTTTTTGTTAGGGATTTATATAGTATGGGCTGTCCCTTGGGTATGGCAATTATTCAGAACTTATTTTGGCCAGAAAACCCGTACTCGCCCTATAGCATCGGGACGCCATCCATTACAGAACCTGACGGAACTGAATATCGGGCACATCCTGCTGAACTTGGTAATTTTACCAGTTGTTACTTACAGCCTGCTTTGGATTCCTCACTTACTGATGAATCCTAGCCCTGGATTCTGGGAGTCTCAAGTCAAAATTTTAACCTTCCATCAAAATGTGGGCAGTGGTACTGACGTCCATCCTTACTGTTCCCGGTGGTATACTTGGCTGTTAATGTGGCGTCCGGTTGCTTACTTCTATCAGACTGCTAGTCACACCCCTGAGGCTGTTCCCACTGACTCCCCCTTATCGGCTGGTGCGAGCAATGTAATCTATGATGTCCATGCCATGGGCAATCCTTTCCTATGGTGGCTCTCGACTACAGCTATTTTGTTGCTGCTGCTGCTGTTAACCCAACGCATCTTAGAAGGGGTGGGCTGGAAATCTATACCAACCTCCTATACCTGGATTACCCTCTATTTGATCGTAAACTACGCCGCTAACCTATTGCCCTGGACGAAAGTGACTCGCTGCACGTTTCTTTATCATTACATGGGAGCTTCAGTGTTTTCTGGATTAGCACTGGCGTGGCTAGTTGACCGCTGGCTACACAGTGAGAAAAACCAGTATCGTAGTGCTGGTTTCACTGTCATCTTGGTAGTTGTACTAGCTTTTATATTCTGGTTACCAATTTACTTAGGTCTACCCTTGTCTGAGTCAGGTTATCAGCTGCGGATGTGGTTCCGCTCCTGGATTTAG